CAGAAAGCGCTGGTGACCGAAGACCTCGTGCTGGTACAGGATCTTGTCGATGACCTCCTGCGGGCTGCCGACGAGCAGCGCGCCGCGCGGGCCGCACAGCGCATCGAACTGCTCACGCGTCATGGGCGGCCAGCCGCGCTCGCGGCCCAGGCGGCTCATGAC
This genomic window from bacterium contains:
- a CDS encoding LLM class flavin-dependent oxidoreductase; its protein translation is VMSRLGRERGWPPMTREQFDALCGPRGALLVGSPQEVIDKILYQHEVFGHQRFLAQLSVGAIPHDKMLRAIELFGTEVAPVVRRELGAKGTAAAGAS